From the Chloroflexota bacterium genome, one window contains:
- a CDS encoding serine/threonine protein kinase, producing the protein MEPTTSLLAERYELQRLLGRGGMAYVYYARDRILGRAVAVKILREEYARDDRFRVRFRQEATAAARLSHPNIVTVYDFGYAEDRLFIVMEYVPGETLRQIIDARAPLPPEEALSLMVQACAGLGYVHRLGLVHCDVKPQNFLVTPDGRLKITDFGIARAWAGTYEAEQTAATVVWGSPQYFSPEQAAGKPPIPASDVYALGVVLYEMLTRRLPFLADEPQELARLHREAPPVPPRTYVPDLSPALETVLLKVLSKEPSARYRTADQFGRVLLRLAETLPAAGESAPTVASAVSTATPPPAPEPPQPQNTRPRDPLAVDWLTALLALLALLAVGGLIPLWVWVYLAYHGPR; encoded by the coding sequence TACGAGCTCCAGCGCCTGTTAGGGCGCGGGGGCATGGCTTACGTTTATTACGCCCGCGACCGGATATTGGGGCGCGCCGTGGCGGTGAAAATTTTACGAGAAGAATATGCCCGCGACGACCGCTTTCGCGTCCGCTTCCGGCAGGAAGCCACTGCCGCGGCCCGCCTGAGCCACCCCAACATCGTCACGGTGTACGACTTTGGCTATGCCGAAGACCGGCTGTTCATTGTAATGGAATACGTGCCGGGCGAAACACTGCGGCAAATCATTGACGCTCGCGCCCCCCTGCCCCCAGAAGAAGCCCTCAGTCTGATGGTGCAGGCCTGCGCCGGGCTGGGGTACGTGCATCGGCTGGGGCTGGTGCATTGCGACGTCAAACCACAAAACTTCCTGGTCACCCCCGACGGGCGGCTCAAAATCACCGACTTCGGCATCGCCCGCGCCTGGGCCGGCACCTACGAAGCCGAACAAACCGCCGCGACGGTGGTATGGGGCTCACCGCAATACTTCTCGCCCGAGCAAGCCGCTGGCAAGCCCCCCATCCCGGCATCGGATGTCTACGCGCTGGGCGTGGTGCTCTACGAAATGCTGACCCGCCGCCTGCCCTTCCTGGCCGACGAGCCGCAGGAACTCGCCCGTCTGCATCGGGAAGCCCCCCCCGTGCCGCCGCGCACCTACGTGCCCGATCTCTCGCCGGCGCTGGAAACGGTGCTGCTGAAAGTGCTCTCCAAAGAGCCTTCAGCCCGCTACCGCACCGCTGACCAGTTTGGGCGGGTATTGCTCCGCCTGGCCGAAACGTTGCCCGCCGCCGGGGAAAGCGCCCCCACCGTCGCTTCCGCCGTCAGCACTGCCACGCCGCCCCCCGCCCCCGAACCGCCTCAGCCGCAAAACACGCGCCCGCGCGACCCGCTGGCCGTGGACTGGCTGACAGCCCTCCTGGCCTTGCTGGCGCTGCTCGCGGTGGGCGGGCTCATTCCCCTGTGGGTGTGGGTTTACCTCGCCTACCACGGCC